The genome window ATGAAGTTCACGGTGGATGAGAAGGCTGCCGGGAAGAGCCTCCTCACCGATGACGGTACGGTTTTGAAAGTCAATGGGCAGTACAAGCTCAAAGACCTGGCGATCCGGGATACGACGCTTCATTTCACCGGTTTGGAAGCGTCTGGATCGACAATCCCAGGTCTTACGGTCGACCGCTTCAGACCGAATGGGATGAACAGGATTGTTATAGACGATGCGCTTCTCTCGAAATTAGCTGTTCCGGATGGCTCCGGGAAAGAAAGACTTACCGCACAGGATGTTTTGACCGAAGATCAGAGCACCGATCTGAAGGCTGTTCTCATCCGTACCGACTCCGGCATCAAAGGCAGCCAGAATGCCGGCTTCACGCTCACGGACGAAAATGGAAATGAGATAACGCAGGGCAACAAGACTTTCGGTATTTCAGATAAATCCGGGGTTAAGGTGGCAGATGGCACCTACGGCTACAGCGGCAGCATGACCGAAAATGAAGTCGGCATTTCCTGGCTCCTAAGGGAGGTGTCGATTCTTGAAGGAAAGACCCTGGAACTATCGGGAAAAGCGCGCGCAGACAACACGCTCTCGGCGAAGCTCACCGGAAGCGGGAACTTTACTGCGTCTTCGGGCGCCATCACGCTGGCAGCGGAGAACGACTACACGGGTGTAACGACGGTCAATGCTGGTGCAGAGATTATTGCGGCGAACGACAAGTCTCTGGGTCGAACCTCAGGTCTTAAGAACAGAGGCATCGTCACGCTGGACGGTCAAAAGATCGCCGTCGACGGAAGAACGGAAAATTCCGGAACGATCAATGTCGGCATGGGCACGTTCACGACGACGTCCTATACCGGCACAGCCGGAAGCGTCATTGCTGTCGATGCGTTGGTTTCAGAGAATGCGGCGACAAGCGGCAAATTTGTCGTCACCGGAGCTGCATCCGGCCGAAGCCGCTTGAACCTTAATCTCCTCGATGGATCCCTGGATCGCGCTGTCGCAGGCATTGACGTTATTCAATTGGGCGAAGGATCCACGCTTGAGCTCGAGCTCTCCGAATCCGTCAAGGCGGGCGACTATTACTACCGTCTGATGAAGACGGACGACGGTTCCGGCTACTACCTGGTCGGCTCCCTTACGGACGGCGGCACGACGGCCATGACGACGAGCGAGCTCATGACGCCGGAAAACGGCTCGCGCGCCGCGCTTGCCTTCATGAATCAGCGCACCTTCGACTTCGGCCTCAACACGCATATCGGCGAGAAGCCTTATGTCGATCTTTTGACGGGAGAACGGAAGACGACGACCCTCTGGCTCGTTCAGAGCGGAAGCTGGAGCCGGATGGACGACGCTTCCGGGCAGCTGAAGAATAAGGGCCATATGTTTACCACAAACCTCGGCGGCGACATTCTTGCCTGGAATACGGCCAATGGTCGCGCATCCGTGGGGTTTCTGGGCGGCTGGGCCGACGGGTCCTACGATGTGGACTCGAACGTCACGGGCCTCAAGGCGGATGCCGATATGAGAGGGTGGTCCCTCGGTGCCTATGCGGCCTGGCAGCCGGCGGGCGAGAGCGGGCTCTTTGCCAATGCGCAGATTCGCTGGAACGACTTCACGAATGAAGTAAAGGGACAGGATCTCGCGAAGGAGAAGTACCACGCGAGAGGCATTTCTCTTGGAATGGAAGCCGGGTGGAATCAGCGCCTCTGGACGAAGGCCGCTTCCGACGGCGGCCGGAGAACGGTCTGGGATGCAGCGCCTTTTGGCCGCGTCGCGTGGTCCGGCGTTTCCGCTGACGATCACACGGACGCTTACGGTCATCGCTTCAGCGTTGAGGATGACGGCAGCGCCGCCATCACGCTCGGCGTCCGCACGAGCTTCGCGTTCGGAGTCAAGGGAGAGAAGCCGCATGCTGCCGAACAGCTTGTTCGCGTTTATGCCGAAGGCGCCTGGGTGCACAATACCGGTACTTTTGAAAGCACGGTCGTAAGCCGCAAGGGTTCGAGCAGGGCTGAATTCGGCATTGACGACTACGGCCAGTTCCGACTCGGTGCGGAAGGCGAGTTCGCGAAGAACTTCTTCCTCCGGGGCGACGTGAGCCATGAAGCCGGGAGGGAGAGCTACTCGAGCACTGGCTTCACTATCGGCGCGAAGTACGTTTTCTGACGCCGGATCTGCCGGCATCTCTAAACAAAAGCCGCCATGGAGGCGGCTTTTGTCCCGAATGAGCAATGTCATCCCCGCCGCAAATGAGGCTGGGCTATCGCACTGGAAGGGCCACCCCAGCAGTTTTGAGGAATGGTCCGCTTGTCGGGCAATACTTATATGAATGTTATACGCACAAGCGATAGCGTTGCTTTGGGCTTCCTTTGGGTTCAATTGGTTCTATTTTTTTGTCAGCCACTAACTTCCTAATGTGGTTCCCAATTGTTGCACGTGAAAGACCAGACATCTCAGTTAGAGCTTTAACGGATAAACTAGAGTGATCGCTCAACGCATTTAGGATTGCTTTATCGACGTTCTCCCACGTTTTCTCGATCATCTCATCATTTGTTCGTCTCCGCTTATTAAATGTCAAAATGAAATAAGTGATGGTGTCTTTAACAGTCGGCGGCGGCATCAAAGATTTAGCGAGCGCAGCTTCGATCACCATAAAGCCGGTGCCTTTGTTTTCTACTACGAATCCTGATTCGAATGGTGTATAAGTCAGCAACCGTGAAAGATATTCATTTCGTGTTGATGAAATTCCATCCTTCCCAAGACTTTCTACAGTAGTAGAGCCGTACAAACCACCGGGATTGCTAATTTCCAAGCGATCAGCATACATGTTGATCTGAACCTGGGAGCCTCGGCCTTCTGGAGAATAGTCTCGGTGCTGGAGCGCATTAGCGACTGCTTCTCTTACTGCTTCAAGCGGATAGTCTGGAATGTCTTTTCGCAAACCGCCTTCAATAACGGCACCGGTATTCATGCGTTGTTGGACGAGAGCAAGTGCTTCAAGAAGCATCTCTGGAATAGAGCCAACGATTTCTTTCGAATTCAGATAGCGAAGTTGACCAGTTTCTGTCTCGACTTTATCGACGCCTGGATATACAGAAAAGACAATTTCGAGGCGGGGAAAGTACTTTTGCGGAAATGTGCCGGCGGCGAAGAGCCCCGCTATCGTTGGACAAAGACGATTATTGATTCGGGTTAAAACTCCGAGTTGAATCAAAATTGTTTCATCAGAAAGCTTGCCAAAGACGCGCGGGAACAATTCTCTCGCACGTTTGGCAATCCCTTCGACTGTTTCGGAATTAAGATCATCGATTGATGCATCCTCAACGGGTTCGATGTCATATTTTGGCTGGTACTGGGATTCAGAAAGACGATCAACTTCGTATGCTGTTAAATGGCGATCACCATCGCCAGAACGAATGAACGCACCGTCGTACATTCCTCGTTTTGAGATGTAGCACGGTTTCATGCGCTTCGGCATTTCCGGTACTTGTGCAATCACCAGCATTTTCCCCTCAAAGAGCATCTTCTCCACTTCCATACGTACAATCGGCGTCATTGCATCGCCGATTGTCTGCATTTGGGCGTATATCTTGTCCGCATTGAAGCCGTCAGCCGGTTTGAACCCGTTCTTTTCCGACAAGCCTAAGATAATGATGCCGCCATGCATGTTTGAAAAGGCTGAAATCGTCTCCTTCAGTTTCTTAGGAAGTTCCTGTACCGATTCTTTGACCTCCCATCGCTGTGTGTCGCTGCCGAGACTGCGCATACGATGAATGGCTTTGATGACGGTTTCTTCATTGAGCTCTGGCATAAAATCCTCACAACCAACAAGCTAAATGTTCAGTAGTTAGCTAGTTACCAGCTATTCTACTCAGAAATACGCAGTTGCTAGCTTCTTATCTGCTATCTGTGTGGTAGGCAACAGGTAACCGGAGAACATCGTTTAATCTTAAATATTGTTGATATCTATAGAGGTATGTATTATTTTTCGGAATTGAAGTAGAACCGTACCTTCCATTCTGCTCCGACATACGCAGTAACAGGCTAGATACCGGCTAAATAGCAGGTAACTAGTTGGTAGTTAGCTGGTTCCTAAAGAATCTCCCGATGCCACAAAAA of Sutterella faecalis contains these proteins:
- a CDS encoding autotransporter outer membrane beta-barrel domain-containing protein; the encoded protein is MNAEFKIVCGDAEKISRVLDKMMCRHGKRSSAGFISQHANKFAARFTGVAAALLAAGLLGAAPHAVLAADRTIVAGSTASIDHEDAFGTDALRLDGTLIATYASDEFNNVLTGNGTFIKKTPAGDSSIPGLTLTNAEAFQGTFELENDSVITFRVDGDFSMASTIKGATSLLVVGTGGKFSLKSADQIAGISRGIDIYDMKFTVDEKAAGKSLLTDDGTVLKVNGQYKLKDLAIRDTTLHFTGLEASGSTIPGLTVDRFRPNGMNRIVIDDALLSKLAVPDGSGKERLTAQDVLTEDQSTDLKAVLIRTDSGIKGSQNAGFTLTDENGNEITQGNKTFGISDKSGVKVADGTYGYSGSMTENEVGISWLLREVSILEGKTLELSGKARADNTLSAKLTGSGNFTASSGAITLAAENDYTGVTTVNAGAEIIAANDKSLGRTSGLKNRGIVTLDGQKIAVDGRTENSGTINVGMGTFTTTSYTGTAGSVIAVDALVSENAATSGKFVVTGAASGRSRLNLNLLDGSLDRAVAGIDVIQLGEGSTLELELSESVKAGDYYYRLMKTDDGSGYYLVGSLTDGGTTAMTTSELMTPENGSRAALAFMNQRTFDFGLNTHIGEKPYVDLLTGERKTTTLWLVQSGSWSRMDDASGQLKNKGHMFTTNLGGDILAWNTANGRASVGFLGGWADGSYDVDSNVTGLKADADMRGWSLGAYAAWQPAGESGLFANAQIRWNDFTNEVKGQDLAKEKYHARGISLGMEAGWNQRLWTKAASDGGRRTVWDAAPFGRVAWSGVSADDHTDAYGHRFSVEDDGSAAITLGVRTSFAFGVKGEKPHAAEQLVRVYAEGAWVHNTGTFESTVVSRKGSSRAEFGIDDYGQFRLGAEGEFAKNFFLRGDVSHEAGRESYSSTGFTIGAKYVF
- a CDS encoding ATP-binding protein encodes the protein MPELNEETVIKAIHRMRSLGSDTQRWEVKESVQELPKKLKETISAFSNMHGGIIILGLSEKNGFKPADGFNADKIYAQMQTIGDAMTPIVRMEVEKMLFEGKMLVIAQVPEMPKRMKPCYISKRGMYDGAFIRSGDGDRHLTAYEVDRLSESQYQPKYDIEPVEDASIDDLNSETVEGIAKRARELFPRVFGKLSDETILIQLGVLTRINNRLCPTIAGLFAAGTFPQKYFPRLEIVFSVYPGVDKVETETGQLRYLNSKEIVGSIPEMLLEALALVQQRMNTGAVIEGGLRKDIPDYPLEAVREAVANALQHRDYSPEGRGSQVQINMYADRLEISNPGGLYGSTTVESLGKDGISSTRNEYLSRLLTYTPFESGFVVENKGTGFMVIEAALAKSLMPPPTVKDTITYFILTFNKRRRTNDEMIEKTWENVDKAILNALSDHSSLSVKALTEMSGLSRATIGNHIRKLVADKKIEPIEPKGSPKQRYRLCV